The following are encoded in a window of Glandiceps talaboti chromosome 5, keGlaTala1.1, whole genome shotgun sequence genomic DNA:
- the LOC144435247 gene encoding uncharacterized protein LOC144435247 has product MPGTIDVPDFVPQPLLKHHDARILDLAFVMDCTSSMGSWIEEAKKSIQSIVEEIVAKEMSDIHLGLVEYRDHPPEDRTFVTQVLDFTPSLKTMQKKMDAMAARGGGDGPEAVADGLFEALNLKWRPQATKVCVLIADAPPHGLAESGDGFPKGCPDGHDPMKIVREMAEKNITLYSVVCGSYAEGFKDFFMAIAHLTGGQYVSLKDAKLLSKVIIGGAREEMSLQQLMDEVNHEVIQEYRVRGGRVDEDAMATRVETALKKRKRTAKTMTGAVSDLPEVSERSKRIAVLKSMADVRSELAKPETSVTATPTITPPKTSHRKRKIDDTKTTTSPSKKMTTFSGSAKRRHMSSSSNSDDDIAQTRARSRCPVTGICSVCSPSTSSRSCCSRASGRKSPPPPSLPVSPVTSTPKKTAVSRSPRKSSLASKPTTSKTVTFDGDIAVDESTEVSTKQVRRLVKKSIAVNKLRKA; this is encoded by the exons ATGCCAGGCACAATCGACGTTCCCGACTTTGTTCCACAACCATTGCTGAAACACCACGATGCTCGTATACTAGATTTAGCGTTCGTGATGGATTGTACCAGCAGTATGGGTAGCTGGATAGAGGAGGCAAAAAAg AGTATCCAAAGTATTGTAGAGGAAATCGTTGCCAAGGAGATGTCTGATATTCATTTAGGATTGGTTGAATACAGAGACCACCCTCCAGAAGATAGAACCTTTGTAACACAAGTATTAGACTTCACTCCATCCTTGAAAACGATGCAGAAGAAAATGGATGCAATGGCTGCTAGAGGAG GTGGTGACGGTCCAGAAGCTGTGGCTGATGGGCTTTTTGAAGCCTTGAATTTGAAATGGCGCCCACAGGCGACGAAAGTATGTGTTCTGATCGCAGATGCCCCTCCACATGGATTAGCTGAATCTGGTGATGGATTTCCAAAAG GTTGTCCAGATGGTCACGATCCCATGAAAATCGTGCGTGAAATGGCAGAGAAGAATATCACTTTATACAGTGTAGTGTGTGGATCCTACGCTGAAGGCTTCAAAGATTTCTTTATGGCTATTGCTCACCTGACTGGAGGTCAATACGTGTCATTAAAAGATGCTAAACTATTGTCAAAGGTCATCATAGGGGGCGCTAGAGAAGAGATGTCACTGCAACAATTGATGGATGAAGTTAATCATGAAGTGATACAAGAATATCGTGTAAGAGGAGGAAGAGTTGATGAGGATGCCATGGCAACCAGAGTTGAAACTGCCCTCAAAAAGAGAA AACGAACTGCCAAAACGATGACTGGTGCTGTCAGCGATTTACCCGAAGTATCAGAGAGGTCCAAGAGAATCGCAGTGTTAAAAAGTATGGCAGACGTTCGCAGTGAATTGGCAAAACCAGAAACAAGTGTAACAGCGACCCCAACGATAACTCCACCAAAAACAAGCCATAGAAAGAGGAAAATAGATGACACAAAAACTACCACTTCACCTTCCAAGAAAATGACTACATTCAGTGGTTCGGCAAAAAGAAGACATATGTCCTCATCTTCAAATAG TGATGATGACATCGCTCAGACAAGAGCACGTTCTAGGTGTCCAGTGACTGGAATCTGTTCGGTTTGTAGTCCGTCTACGTCATCACGTTCTTGTTGTTCAAGGGCATCTGGACGAAAATCTCCACCACCGCCATCACTGCCAGTATCTCCAGTTACGAGTACACCTAAAAAGACTGCTGTGTCAAGATCTCCGAGGAAATCAAGTCTTGCTTCTAAACCCACGACTTCAAAAACGGTTACTTTTGATGGTGACATCGCAGTTGACGAAAGTACAGAAGTTTCAACGAAACAAGTTCGACGCTTGGTGAAAAAATCAATCGCTGTCAACAAGTTGAGAAAGGCGTGA